One Alcaligenes ammonioxydans DNA segment encodes these proteins:
- a CDS encoding glycosyltransferase family 4 protein, with the protein MNNSSKLVSDAYNKYKNGDFQGALELYQEASNFLGEEFFKVNIYFCKKKLQEVPSYHKEESDPSIAEFVETLAVLNGGWVAERAKRYNKGESADEQLLFGFWTAASSGYLAALSFFKTNIANKDNVKELLSLDLVDSQKWLKENNKSEYIFSVLKCAYSIHGNEKVLRSLFWAALKVGQYEIAKNAINLISKIGKKRLSTAEWIEKAREKIRESSGAYDLIKNKLSKTKNKSYTPISKKIAYFLHNSLPYSSGGYATRGHGLAVALTELGYNVVCASRPGYPFDIPGDHEGKILPSEDVIDGLRYLRIFDPSRKGLSAVDYMLSASEKIVDFLKEHRIEVVVAASNHLNAIPAAIAAKQVGIPFIYEVRGFWEITRLSREPDFKNTRLYVTQIENEKLAATYADEVFTLTSPMRDELIRRGVSQNKITILPNSCDPKKFSPRVRDKDLATKLGIPGDVPVIGYIGSFVQYEGLDNLAQACALLVKENIDFRLLLVGNENASGSERGPITAEILRVAAEEGLTEKLIMPGRIPHEQVEAYYSLIDIAPFPRKPQPVTEMVSPMKPLEALAMQKAILVSSVQALREMVIENETGLVFEKGSIKDLAEKLKTLIHNNELRQKLGMNGRAWVENQRTWIKTAEVAQNVLARYHGFDS; encoded by the coding sequence ATGAACAATTCAAGTAAGCTTGTTTCAGATGCATATAATAAATATAAAAATGGAGATTTCCAAGGGGCTTTAGAGCTTTATCAAGAAGCGTCTAATTTTTTAGGTGAAGAGTTTTTTAAAGTTAATATCTATTTTTGCAAGAAAAAATTGCAAGAAGTTCCGAGTTATCATAAAGAAGAATCTGATCCTTCTATTGCAGAATTTGTGGAGACATTAGCTGTTTTGAATGGTGGGTGGGTAGCTGAGAGGGCAAAGAGATACAATAAGGGTGAGAGTGCTGATGAGCAGCTATTATTTGGTTTTTGGACTGCTGCCTCAAGTGGGTACTTGGCTGCATTAAGCTTTTTTAAGACGAATATAGCCAATAAAGATAATGTTAAAGAGCTGTTGTCTTTGGACTTAGTGGATTCTCAAAAATGGCTTAAGGAAAATAATAAAAGCGAATATATTTTCAGTGTTTTAAAATGCGCGTATTCAATCCATGGAAATGAAAAAGTTCTAAGGTCATTATTTTGGGCTGCTTTAAAGGTGGGGCAGTATGAGATAGCGAAGAATGCGATCAATCTTATTTCAAAAATCGGAAAAAAAAGATTGAGCACTGCTGAGTGGATCGAAAAGGCAAGAGAGAAGATAAGAGAAAGCTCTGGTGCGTATGATTTAATAAAAAATAAATTATCAAAAACAAAAAATAAATCTTATACCCCTATTTCAAAGAAAATAGCTTATTTTCTGCATAATAGCCTTCCTTACTCATCGGGAGGCTATGCTACTCGAGGTCATGGTTTGGCTGTGGCATTGACTGAACTAGGCTATAACGTTGTTTGTGCATCTCGACCTGGTTACCCATTTGATATACCAGGAGATCATGAGGGGAAGATACTGCCATCAGAGGATGTCATTGACGGATTACGGTATCTAAGAATTTTTGATCCATCGCGCAAGGGTTTGAGTGCGGTGGATTATATGTTATCGGCTTCTGAAAAAATTGTTGATTTTCTGAAAGAGCACAGAATTGAGGTAGTAGTTGCTGCGTCTAATCATTTGAATGCAATTCCGGCTGCAATTGCAGCTAAACAAGTAGGCATACCTTTTATATATGAGGTTCGAGGCTTTTGGGAGATTACACGACTTTCTAGAGAGCCGGATTTTAAAAATACTAGATTATATGTGACCCAAATTGAAAATGAGAAATTAGCAGCTACGTATGCAGATGAGGTGTTTACGTTGACTTCGCCAATGCGAGATGAGCTAATCAGAAGAGGGGTGAGTCAGAATAAAATTACAATACTGCCTAATTCTTGCGATCCAAAAAAATTCTCTCCTAGAGTTCGAGACAAAGACTTAGCGACTAAGTTGGGTATCCCAGGTGATGTGCCTGTTATCGGCTATATAGGAAGCTTTGTCCAGTATGAAGGGCTTGATAATTTAGCGCAGGCATGTGCTTTGCTAGTGAAAGAAAATATTGACTTTAGGTTATTGTTAGTAGGAAATGAAAATGCATCTGGGTCAGAGCGTGGGCCGATCACAGCAGAAATCTTGAGAGTTGCCGCAGAGGAAGGGTTAACGGAAAAGCTGATTATGCCTGGACGTATTCCTCATGAACAAGTTGAGGCATATTATTCATTAATTGATATAGCTCCATTTCCAAGGAAACCGCAACCAGTTACAGAAATGGTATCTCCAATGAAGCCTTTGGAGGCTTTGGCGATGCAGAAAGCGATTTTAGTTTCTTCTGTTCAAGCTTTGAGGGAGATGGTCATTGAGAATGAAACAGGCTTGGTTTTCGAGAAGGGAAGTATTAAAGACTTAGCGGAAAAGCTAAAAACTTTAATTCATAATAATGAACTTCGACAAAAATTAGGCATGAATGGTAGAGCATGGGTTGAGAATCAGAGGACTTGGATTAAAACCGCTGAAGTTGCTCAGAATGTCTTGGCTAGATATCATGGCTTTGATTCTTAG
- the wecC gene encoding UDP-N-acetyl-D-mannosamine dehydrogenase: protein MFETLSMIGLGYIGLPTATLFASRRKNVIGVDVNAYAVDTINQGRIHIVEPELDMLVQAAVHGGYLRATLTPEPADAFLIAVPTPFLEGNKPDLSYIADAAKAIAPVLAKGNLVILESTSPVGTTEQLAQWLAEARPDLSFPQQAGEEADIQVAYCPERVLPGRVVHELVSNDRVIGGMTQKATEMAIELYRIFVEGALVPTNARTAEMCKLTENSFRDVNIAFANELSLICDRLNINVWELISLANRHPRVNILQPGAGVGGHCIAVDPWFIVDKTPEEARIVRLAREINDYKPEWVVEKVKAAIAGVLSLRPDARMADIKVACLGLAFKPDIDDLRESPALKITKKISEIGCQVQAVEPNVNVLPSSLKAENIKLASLQEALVEADVICVLVKHKSFVENIDMILGKENMIDVVGLVV from the coding sequence ATGTTTGAAACTCTCTCCATGATCGGCCTGGGCTATATTGGCCTGCCTACTGCCACATTATTTGCTTCCCGCCGTAAAAATGTCATTGGCGTTGATGTAAACGCTTACGCGGTCGACACAATTAATCAAGGCCGGATTCATATTGTTGAACCTGAACTGGATATGCTGGTGCAGGCTGCTGTGCACGGTGGCTATTTGCGCGCTACGCTGACGCCAGAACCCGCTGACGCGTTTTTGATTGCCGTCCCCACCCCCTTCCTGGAAGGCAACAAACCTGACCTGAGCTATATCGCCGACGCCGCCAAAGCCATTGCACCCGTGTTGGCCAAAGGCAATCTGGTCATTCTGGAGTCCACTTCCCCTGTGGGCACGACTGAGCAGTTAGCCCAGTGGCTGGCCGAGGCCCGCCCTGATTTGAGTTTCCCTCAGCAAGCAGGCGAGGAAGCTGACATTCAGGTTGCCTACTGCCCAGAGCGTGTTTTGCCAGGTCGTGTCGTTCATGAATTGGTGAGTAACGACCGCGTCATTGGTGGCATGACCCAAAAAGCGACCGAGATGGCGATTGAGCTGTACCGGATCTTTGTGGAAGGTGCTTTGGTGCCAACCAATGCCCGTACCGCTGAAATGTGCAAACTGACCGAGAACAGCTTCCGCGATGTCAATATCGCATTTGCCAACGAGCTGTCCCTGATTTGTGATCGCTTGAATATTAATGTGTGGGAACTGATTAGCCTGGCTAACCGTCACCCACGCGTTAATATTTTGCAGCCTGGTGCCGGGGTGGGTGGTCATTGCATCGCTGTGGACCCTTGGTTCATCGTGGACAAAACACCAGAAGAGGCTCGCATTGTTCGCTTGGCTCGCGAGATCAACGATTACAAACCTGAGTGGGTTGTAGAGAAAGTCAAAGCCGCTATTGCCGGAGTGCTGTCGCTGCGTCCTGATGCACGCATGGCAGACATCAAAGTGGCATGCTTGGGACTGGCCTTTAAACCCGATATTGATGACTTGCGCGAGAGTCCGGCTTTAAAGATTACAAAGAAAATTAGTGAGATCGGATGCCAAGTACAGGCTGTTGAGCCGAATGTGAATGTTTTGCCTTCTAGCTTAAAAGCTGAAAACATCAAGTTGGCTTCATTGCAAGAAGCTTTGGTAGAAGCAGATGTTATATGTGTATTAGTGAAGCATAAATCCTTTGTTGAGAACATTGATATGATCCTAGGTAAGGAAAATATGATTGATGTTGTCGGTTTGGTTGTTTGA
- the wecB gene encoding non-hydrolyzing UDP-N-acetylglucosamine 2-epimerase, which yields MKILTVFGTRPEAIKMAPVVKALAADSAFEARVCVTGQHRQMLDQVLDIFSIKPDFDLNLMKPGQDLYDITSNVLLGMRDVYKQWQPDMILVHGDTTTTMAAALSAYYAKIKVGHVEAGLRTHNKYSPWPEEMNRRQAGVLADVHFAPTEQSQSHLLHEGVDPKTVHITGNTVIDALLDVAARVRQDSELRSRFESQFSFINPAKRLVLVTGHRRENFGSGFENICLALRQIASRGDVQVVYPVHLNPNVQEPVRRILSDVSDVHLIEPLDYLPFVYLMDRCDLLVTDSGGIQEEAPSLGKPVLVMRDTTERPEAVDAGTVRLVGTETHAIVSAATQLLDDAAEYERMARAHNPYGDGKAATRISEILKTLIS from the coding sequence ATGAAAATTTTGACTGTATTTGGCACACGACCGGAGGCCATCAAAATGGCACCAGTCGTTAAGGCATTGGCTGCTGACTCTGCATTTGAAGCGCGCGTGTGTGTCACGGGTCAGCACCGCCAGATGCTGGATCAGGTTTTGGATATTTTTTCTATCAAACCTGATTTTGACTTGAACCTGATGAAGCCAGGTCAGGACCTGTATGACATCACCAGCAATGTGTTGTTGGGTATGCGTGATGTGTACAAGCAATGGCAACCAGACATGATTTTGGTGCATGGTGATACGACCACCACGATGGCTGCAGCCTTGTCAGCTTATTACGCCAAGATCAAGGTCGGTCACGTAGAGGCTGGCCTGCGTACTCACAACAAGTACTCGCCTTGGCCAGAGGAAATGAACCGTCGCCAAGCGGGTGTGCTGGCTGATGTGCACTTTGCTCCAACCGAGCAATCGCAGTCTCATTTATTGCATGAAGGTGTGGATCCCAAGACGGTGCATATTACGGGCAACACTGTCATTGATGCGCTGCTGGATGTAGCCGCACGCGTACGCCAGGACTCTGAGCTGCGTAGCCGTTTTGAGTCGCAATTCTCTTTTATCAATCCAGCTAAACGCTTGGTTCTGGTGACGGGGCATCGTCGCGAGAACTTTGGCTCTGGTTTTGAAAACATCTGCCTGGCCTTGCGCCAGATTGCCTCCCGTGGCGATGTGCAGGTGGTGTATCCCGTGCACTTGAATCCAAATGTTCAGGAACCAGTACGTCGTATCTTATCCGACGTTTCCGATGTTCATTTGATCGAACCACTGGATTATTTGCCCTTTGTTTACCTAATGGATCGTTGCGACCTTTTGGTCACCGACTCCGGCGGCATTCAGGAAGAAGCGCCTTCTTTGGGCAAACCGGTATTGGTGATGCGAGACACAACCGAGCGCCCGGAAGCCGTGGATGCTGGAACGGTGCGTTTGGTGGGAACAGAAACACACGCCATTGTCAGCGCAGCCACGCAGTTGCTGGATGACGCTGCGGAATATGAGCGTATGGCGCGAGCGCACAACCCCTATGGGGACGGTAAAGCCGCCACCCGTATTAGCGAAATTCTAAAAACCTTGATCTCTTGA
- a CDS encoding coiled-coil domain-containing protein: MSISPVVPSELGHEKPVSTHVQCLEEENRLLFDQLQVVQEELGRLYDHPQAAGRDLKPTVINVAPVDVRLIEIQAESVRLECLLKVQTQLHDLKTQYALAKQLGDILIEGVQSTGSLISVPGRLRQAWRQSRRTQPPAALGGKSFDKVIQAYQQGGDSQVESLLDQASVSKSVQASAWTAVARTYMTVEPTLVATMARRAFALEPRGFRQKWLAFRLHESGDLLEAEALLALLPEDVSFTDSEARQRDRLLKQAKEFRLDQVRSVSEVEAQHAAVQRQWAELAESRNAMVSRLKQQGIQLSSVRDEVQRLNQEKQEQLVVVEALRAQIQQLQQDHQKTLQERGQQEDQQRQFMRQEQGNTQAALKQVADLKRELEQEEQLQLQTQRECVGLQADLKRIRQALEDKEAQAGQWFEQCVTVQGGLADMAQQCEQLKGELQMHHREKEEALSQLQILRIAHDESLAIAEQRLEEVESLLVQLEESVAECEEFRVQLRDTQEEKDSLLLQVQELRQARDGLVVLAAQRLDEVHALQSQVQAITQERDEARQQINVERTDHKSLQAQLSQAFQVRDEYIALAAQRQGELLQQAKEQLSLEKSKAALEARQLELQQSLSAQTARETDLLERLSAQVQSLAAREAAVPGIQEELFKKQSEELLRIRRHLEIAVKKNSANAVRQLQSFVGMQEYFVTGVLPAFNSEAHSWPISADFALCLMRQLVLKPYDLVIEFGSGVSTVIVAKTLALMAERGDTRQTQFVSFEHLDSYYEQTLAHLQQAGLEQAVQLTLAPLKDWQSADGQVYPYYSCQSTLAKLARQKQVPRKRILVIVDGPPAATGPQARYPAGPLLMEHFPNAQIDFLMDDYIREDEKQIAQHWLADIEARGLAGTSTEYKLEKDACLLTVHPKNSK, encoded by the coding sequence ATGTCTATTTCACCTGTTGTGCCTTCTGAATTAGGTCATGAGAAACCGGTATCCACGCATGTGCAATGTTTGGAAGAGGAGAACCGGCTGTTGTTTGATCAACTGCAAGTTGTGCAGGAAGAGTTAGGGCGTTTGTATGATCACCCCCAAGCAGCTGGGCGTGATTTGAAGCCGACAGTCATTAATGTGGCACCTGTGGATGTGCGGCTTATCGAAATTCAGGCGGAAAGTGTTCGCTTGGAGTGCCTGCTTAAGGTGCAAACCCAGCTACATGACTTAAAGACTCAATATGCTTTAGCTAAACAGCTTGGCGACATTTTGATTGAGGGTGTGCAGTCTACAGGCTCGTTGATCTCGGTGCCGGGGCGTTTGCGTCAGGCTTGGCGTCAAAGTCGTCGCACCCAGCCTCCTGCTGCACTGGGTGGGAAATCTTTCGACAAAGTTATTCAGGCGTATCAGCAAGGGGGGGACTCTCAAGTCGAATCCTTGCTGGATCAGGCTTCAGTTTCAAAAAGTGTGCAAGCCAGTGCGTGGACAGCTGTAGCCCGGACTTATATGACGGTTGAACCAACCTTGGTTGCGACGATGGCGCGCCGGGCCTTTGCGTTGGAGCCACGTGGGTTTCGTCAAAAATGGTTGGCGTTCCGATTGCATGAGTCTGGTGATTTGCTTGAGGCAGAAGCACTCTTGGCGCTCTTACCCGAGGATGTGTCTTTTACTGACTCTGAGGCGCGTCAGCGTGATCGTTTGCTGAAGCAGGCGAAAGAGTTTCGTTTGGATCAAGTCCGCTCTGTATCTGAGGTTGAGGCGCAGCATGCGGCGGTGCAGCGTCAGTGGGCGGAGTTGGCTGAATCACGCAACGCGATGGTCAGTAGGCTTAAACAGCAAGGAATACAGCTGTCTAGCGTGCGCGATGAGGTGCAGCGTCTGAATCAAGAAAAACAAGAGCAACTTGTAGTAGTTGAAGCATTGCGAGCACAGATCCAGCAGTTACAGCAGGATCATCAGAAAACCCTTCAAGAGCGAGGCCAGCAAGAAGATCAGCAGCGACAGTTCATGCGTCAGGAGCAGGGCAATACGCAGGCTGCACTCAAACAAGTAGCGGATTTGAAGCGTGAGCTGGAGCAAGAAGAACAGTTGCAGTTACAGACGCAACGTGAGTGCGTGGGTTTGCAAGCTGATCTGAAACGGATCAGGCAAGCTCTGGAGGACAAAGAGGCACAAGCAGGGCAATGGTTTGAACAATGTGTCACTGTGCAAGGTGGCTTGGCGGATATGGCCCAGCAATGTGAGCAGCTTAAGGGCGAGCTGCAGATGCACCACCGCGAGAAAGAGGAAGCCTTGTCGCAGCTTCAAATTTTGCGTATCGCTCATGATGAGTCACTTGCAATTGCAGAGCAACGTTTGGAGGAGGTTGAGTCCCTGCTGGTGCAGTTAGAGGAATCAGTTGCAGAGTGTGAGGAATTTCGGGTGCAACTGCGAGACACTCAGGAAGAAAAGGACTCTTTGCTTTTGCAAGTGCAGGAGTTAAGGCAGGCCCGTGATGGATTGGTTGTGCTTGCTGCCCAGCGCTTGGATGAAGTGCACGCGTTGCAATCTCAAGTTCAGGCAATAACGCAGGAACGAGATGAGGCAAGGCAGCAAATCAATGTGGAGCGAACAGACCATAAGTCTTTGCAGGCTCAATTGAGTCAAGCTTTTCAAGTTCGTGATGAGTACATAGCTTTGGCTGCACAGCGTCAGGGAGAGTTGTTGCAGCAAGCTAAAGAGCAACTGAGCTTGGAAAAGAGTAAAGCCGCACTGGAGGCACGCCAACTGGAGTTACAGCAATCATTGTCGGCGCAGACTGCGCGTGAAACAGATCTGCTAGAGCGTTTGAGTGCCCAAGTGCAGTCCTTGGCCGCTCGTGAAGCGGCAGTTCCAGGGATACAAGAGGAATTGTTTAAAAAGCAATCCGAAGAGCTGCTCCGTATTCGTCGCCATCTTGAAATAGCAGTGAAGAAGAATAGTGCTAATGCTGTACGTCAGCTCCAGTCCTTTGTTGGGATGCAAGAGTATTTTGTCACTGGAGTGCTACCTGCATTTAACAGTGAGGCCCACAGTTGGCCAATCTCTGCAGACTTTGCATTATGTTTGATGCGGCAATTGGTGCTTAAACCCTACGACCTGGTCATTGAGTTTGGGTCAGGCGTGTCCACCGTTATTGTGGCTAAGACATTAGCGTTGATGGCGGAACGTGGTGATACCCGACAGACCCAGTTCGTGTCTTTTGAGCATTTGGATTCGTATTACGAGCAAACCTTAGCTCATCTCCAACAAGCAGGGTTGGAGCAGGCAGTACAGCTGACACTGGCACCACTTAAGGACTGGCAGTCTGCGGACGGCCAAGTTTATCCGTATTACAGCTGCCAAAGCACCTTGGCCAAACTGGCCAGACAAAAGCAAGTTCCTCGAAAGCGCATTTTAGTTATTGTGGACGGTCCTCCGGCGGCTACGGGCCCTCAAGCCCGATACCCCGCAGGGCCTTTGTTGATGGAGCATTTCCCTAATGCCCAGATTGATTTTTTGATGGATGACTATATCCGTGAGGATGAAAAGCAAATCGCTCAGCATTGGTTGGCAGATATAGAAGCCCGAGGACTTGCAGGTACATCCACTGAATACAAACTTGAAAAAGACGCCTGTTTATTAACTGTTCACCCTAAAAACTCAAAGTAA
- a CDS encoding chain-length determining protein, whose product MTDTPHVPLQSPGASSDKEALKKPSLIARVRAWFSLRLFDHAVRLILILAVLTTAYWLFFASDRYVSEANVIIRKTDSVGSPSFDLGMLVSGVASADRANQLLLRDYLLSVDMLKKLDESLDLRTHYSSSEHDVISRMWFQDASMEWFHRHYLSRVKVEFDEFSGVLRIQVQAYEPAMAQAITELLVQEGERYMNELGHEMAQVQVNFLVTQVDQAQERFQKASQELLNYQNKAGLLSPQATAESINAIIATLEGQRAQLQTQLASLPKSLDRDHPNIQMLKQSLKAVDAQIKAEKLKLATPSGGTLNKYVEEFYRLEMNVQFTQELYKSSLTALEKGRIDATRMLEKVSVLQSATLPEYPMEPRRLYNTLVTLLLALILAGILKLLKSIVLDHVD is encoded by the coding sequence ATGACAGATACACCCCACGTTCCGCTGCAGTCTCCTGGTGCTTCTTCCGACAAGGAGGCGCTTAAGAAACCTTCGCTTATAGCGCGTGTGCGCGCCTGGTTTTCGTTGCGGCTTTTCGATCATGCGGTACGCCTGATTTTGATCCTGGCTGTTCTGACGACGGCTTATTGGCTGTTCTTTGCCTCGGACCGCTACGTTTCCGAAGCGAACGTCATCATACGTAAGACGGACTCGGTTGGCTCACCTTCTTTTGACCTGGGCATGCTGGTATCGGGGGTTGCATCTGCGGACCGGGCTAATCAGCTGCTGCTGCGCGACTATCTGCTTTCCGTGGATATGTTGAAGAAGCTGGATGAGTCGCTGGATTTACGGACTCACTACAGTTCGTCGGAGCACGACGTGATTTCCCGCATGTGGTTCCAGGATGCGTCGATGGAATGGTTCCATCGCCATTATTTATCACGAGTGAAGGTCGAGTTCGACGAGTTTTCGGGCGTGCTGCGCATTCAGGTCCAGGCCTATGAGCCTGCGATGGCACAGGCCATCACCGAGCTGTTGGTCCAGGAAGGCGAACGTTATATGAACGAGCTGGGCCATGAGATGGCCCAGGTACAAGTCAATTTTCTGGTCACGCAGGTTGATCAGGCTCAGGAACGGTTTCAGAAAGCCAGCCAGGAGCTGCTGAACTACCAAAACAAGGCTGGCTTGTTGTCGCCCCAGGCGACCGCGGAAAGTATCAACGCCATTATCGCGACGTTAGAAGGGCAGCGCGCGCAGTTGCAGACCCAGTTGGCCTCCTTACCCAAAAGTCTGGATCGCGACCATCCCAACATCCAGATGCTCAAGCAGTCTTTAAAGGCTGTAGATGCGCAAATCAAAGCGGAGAAACTCAAATTGGCGACGCCATCGGGTGGCACCTTGAATAAGTACGTAGAAGAGTTCTACCGCTTGGAGATGAATGTGCAGTTCACGCAAGAGCTCTACAAGTCGTCTTTGACTGCTTTGGAGAAAGGCAGGATTGACGCCACTCGCATGTTGGAGAAAGTGTCTGTGCTGCAGTCCGCCACCTTGCCTGAGTATCCGATGGAACCACGCCGTCTGTACAACACCTTGGTGACCTTGCTGTTGGCGCTGATCCTGGCCGGGATTTTGAAGCTGCTCAAGAGCATTGTCCTGGACCATGTGGATTAA
- a CDS encoding ABC transporter ATP-binding protein: MIIVNDVYKRYKTAHGVGKWVLEGVNLTIPPKVNVGLIGSNGAGKSTLLRLIGGVDHPNKGSVERLCRVSWPMGNGGLEGTLTGRQNAKFVCRVHGHQDDLADRLAFIKDFSELGQAFEEPVYTYSSGMRSRLQFALSFAFNFDVYISDEVTAAGDAAFRKKAADAFKTMTNRAGLIMVAHDNNTLRQFCQAGVWLHKGKAHWFDQIDDALNAYKDSLPK; this comes from the coding sequence ATGATCATCGTCAATGACGTTTACAAACGCTACAAAACGGCCCACGGTGTCGGCAAATGGGTCCTGGAAGGTGTGAATCTAACTATTCCACCCAAGGTCAATGTGGGGCTCATTGGGTCTAATGGAGCGGGTAAATCAACCCTGCTTCGGCTCATTGGGGGGGTAGACCACCCGAACAAAGGCTCTGTAGAGCGGTTGTGTCGTGTGTCCTGGCCGATGGGCAATGGCGGCTTGGAAGGTACGTTGACCGGGCGCCAGAACGCCAAGTTCGTATGCCGTGTTCATGGTCATCAAGATGATCTGGCAGACCGCCTGGCGTTTATCAAAGACTTCTCGGAACTGGGACAGGCATTTGAGGAGCCAGTCTATACCTACTCGTCGGGCATGCGCTCAAGGCTGCAATTTGCCTTGTCTTTCGCCTTCAATTTTGATGTGTACATTTCCGACGAAGTTACCGCCGCAGGCGATGCGGCATTTCGCAAGAAAGCCGCAGATGCTTTTAAAACCATGACCAACCGCGCCGGCCTGATTATGGTCGCGCACGACAACAATACGTTAAGACAGTTTTGCCAGGCTGGTGTCTGGCTGCATAAGGGAAAAGCGCACTGGTTCGACCAGATCGATGATGCGCTTAACGCCTACAAGGATTCACTTCCAAAATGA
- a CDS encoding ABC transporter permease yields MNNQVRSPMAVTWAVWRALLLRESLDRLFDMRAAWFWLLMEPVLHISFITFIFTVIRLRTVGGIDVTVWIVVGMLAFFMFRRTAMQVMYAADSNRPLFAYRQVHPFDTAIARGSLEAFLMVLVAAVILTGVALLGHDVRPDDPLRVFIAMFGLWLFGVGYGLVASVLMALVRETEHILKILMMPLYLLSGVIMPVSAVPQPYRDWLLLNPLVHGLEFVRHGFSSYYHMVPGVSMAYLYAWGITSLFLGLLLYRRFSQQLVMK; encoded by the coding sequence ATGAATAATCAGGTGCGCAGTCCCATGGCCGTCACCTGGGCGGTGTGGCGGGCGCTGCTGTTGCGCGAATCCTTGGATCGACTGTTTGATATGCGGGCTGCCTGGTTCTGGTTGTTGATGGAACCGGTGCTGCATATCAGTTTCATCACCTTCATCTTTACGGTGATTCGCCTGCGTACCGTGGGCGGTATTGATGTCACCGTCTGGATTGTGGTGGGGATGCTGGCGTTTTTTATGTTTCGCCGTACGGCGATGCAGGTGATGTATGCGGCAGATAGCAACAGGCCCTTGTTCGCGTATCGGCAAGTTCACCCGTTTGATACGGCTATTGCACGTGGATCATTAGAAGCATTTTTGATGGTCCTGGTCGCGGCTGTCATTCTGACGGGGGTGGCCTTGCTGGGGCATGACGTTCGACCTGATGACCCTTTGCGGGTTTTTATCGCCATGTTTGGTTTATGGCTGTTTGGCGTGGGCTACGGACTGGTCGCTTCGGTCTTGATGGCCTTGGTTCGTGAAACCGAGCATATTCTGAAGATTCTGATGATGCCCTTGTATCTGCTTTCGGGTGTCATCATGCCAGTTTCTGCTGTGCCTCAGCCCTATCGGGATTGGTTGCTTCTTAATCCTTTAGTGCATGGCCTGGAGTTTGTGCGGCATGGCTTTTCAAGTTACTACCATATGGTGCCTGGGGTAAGCATGGCGTATCTGTATGCGTGGGGTATCACCAGTTTGTTTTTGGGCTTGCTGCTGTACCGACGTTTCTCCCAGCAGTTGGTGATGAAATGA